GATTTTTGATGGTGAGTTGTTCAATTCGCTGCCCCTGTTGCAAGTCTTCGCTATACAGTGTTTTGCAACCAGCTTCCAGCGCGGCGGCGATAATCAGAGAATCGTAAAAGCTGTATTGGTAGCGGGACTGGATGTTCAGACCTCGTCGGTAGAGTTCACGGCTTGGGTTAACCTTCCACAGTGGGACTAGGGTTCCAGTTAAAAACGTATCCGCCTGTTCAGGAGTTACCGGTACCAACAGCTTTTTTGTAATGACGTTCAAGGTTTCCTGCACCACCTGAAAACTGATAATTGATTCACCCGTTCTCAGCGCTTGGGATACCCTTTCTTGGGCAATGTCACTTTTGCGTTGATTTTCCTCGTCAAATAGATAAACCAGAACATTGGTATCGAGAAAACTAGCGCTCATTCATCTCATCCCGACTGAATTTACGGCCACCGGTACGCACGTGTTTTCTCAACTCCCTGATGAAGGCCATCGCTTCATCTGCCTGCTGCTGGCGCTGAACATAGTCTTCCAGCCATTCCCGGAATTTGGCATTCAAGGTGGTATGCTCGCTAGCAGCCCGTTGACGGGCGGCTTCAATCAGGTGTTCGTCAGCGCTCAAAGTGATGTTTTTCATACAATCTCGCCTCTCGTCGAAAATTATGTGTACACTATCATAGTGTACTTTGATTGGACTGGGAGCAGCTTTTCTTTATTGGCGGCTACCTGTCGCATGTTCAATCATCTCGTTAAACGCTCCTTCGACCTTTTTGGCAAAGTCATGTTGCATGTCGAAGACATCCCCGAATTCCGCGAAGGCCCATCGCCCGTAGCTTTTTAGACTGTTCACGCCCGGAATCCAGTAGGTATCCATGGCGAGTTTTTTTCTTTAGCATCTTCCCGGCGATAACCTTTAATTTCCACAATCAGATTCAATGGATTATCCTGGCTATCATCGATCTGGACAAGGAAGTCCGGGCGGTATTTCCGCGTTTCGGAACCATAGTGATAGGGTGCTTTCAAACCCAGACTGTGATTAAGGTGGTCACACCGACGCTAAGTATTGCCGCGCTTTGGCACAGCTCGTCATCTGTTTGCAGTACTGCTTAGGCCCACACCTGGAGGCCGCCTTGCTTGGCCCGTGTGCGTTTGCTTCATCTCCACTCCCATGGTGGTAGCTGTTGGGCCTCTGGTAGCACCCATAAACCCCGTTTGGCGGCTCTGGCTTCCTGCTCTACCCCAAATAGGGACTTATCCCGCAAATAGGCCATATAGACCCATGCCGCACCTTG
This sequence is a window from Nitrosococcus oceani ATCC 19707. Protein-coding genes within it:
- a CDS encoding PIN domain-containing protein; its protein translation is MSASFLDTNVLVYLFDEENQRKSDIAQERVSQALRTGESIISFQVVQETLNVITKKLLVPVTPEQADTFLTGTLVPLWKVNPSRELYRRGLNIQSRYQYSFYDSLIIAAALEAGCKTLYSEDLQQGQRIEQLTIKNPFME